Genomic window (Paraglaciecola psychrophila 170):
AAGACCCTGAACCTGTGATTTAAGTTCTGCAGCGACGCCTTTAAATGCCTCATCCACAATAAGGATCTCAGCACCGGCATCATTCAACGCATAGGCACATTCAGCCGCCGCCCAGCGAATGTTCATCGGCATCATCGCTCCGCCACCCCAAACAGAAGCAAAGTAGTATTCAATAAATCGATCAGAGTTGAGTGACAATAGCGCTACTCGGTCTCCTAATTTCATGCCCAGTTTTTGCAAGCCTCCAGCCAGCCGTGCGACGCGATCTTGCATTTGGGTCCAGGTTTGCTGCCTGTCCTCATAGATGGTTGCAATCCCCTTGGGATTGATCTGTGCTGCGCGTCTGAGAATGGATGCGATTTGCATGGGTAATGACTCCTTGGCGTAGTTTTATATTTCTTTTAACGACATTAATACCTTTTCAGCCAATATGGTAGATACCCATTTAAAAAAATCAGTTTTAGATAAATTGTAGTTGTGCTGCATGTATCTTTGGAAGTAATTTATGAGATAAATCATAAGTTGGTCGAGACACTTATTAATCAAAGCGTGTTAGGATTTTTTAAATAACTGAATGATTAATCAGCTAAAGCTAACCGTCTTAACCGCTAGTAGTGGCTATAGACAGAAATTTAAGTAATGTCGTTTAATGTTCAATAATTCATCGAAAGTAGAGCAGCAACTGCGCACTACTGGGTTTAAAGTGATGCTAGGTTTTGCGTTTATTATTTCGGCGATTATTGTCATGACTGAGCTTAATAACCCTTTGATTGCCTGGGTGATAACCTTTACTTGGTTCATATTAGCTGCCATCGCTTTAATCAGGCCAAAGTATAATCATTGGTGTGCTAAAAGTTGGGTATTAATATCAGTGCCACTGGCACTTATATTAATACTCTCCAATGGTCTTATCCCAGCAACACTGATTTCGTTAGCTACTATTTTTCCCGTGATGTTAGTCAAACATTACTGGCGATTATTTGCTGTTATTATTTTCGCCAGCTCCACTGTGTTGGTTCCCTTTGCTGATTTACCCTATGAAAAAGCTATTTGGCTAAGATTAAGTATTTCAAACGCGATCGTTGCCATTATGGTGCTCGCACTGGTCAGTTTCTTAGAAAAAGCATTAGTAGCAAGTCTGGATAAGTCAGATGAGATGAAAAAAGCGTTGATGCGCGAGCGTGAGGCTAACCAAACCCAATCTAAGTTTTTAGCCACAATGTCCCATAAAATTCGTACGCCCATGAACGGTATTTTAGGTTTTTTGGATGTTACGTTGTCTACAGATTTGTTGGAGCAACAACGCTTACATCTTGAAAAAAATCAAATGTTCTGGCGATGTGTTGCACCGTATCCTTAATGATATTCTAGATTTTTCTAAACTGACTGCTGGCAAACTTATTATTGAAAATGTGCCAATTAGTGTTCACCAATTAATCGTTGATACTGCCGCCATATTACAATCAGAGGCACAACTAAAAAGTATTGATTTAACCTTTAGCGTTGATGATAACGTAAAAGCGAGCCTGATTGGCGACCCAACGCGTATCACCCAAGTTATGAATAACTTGGTTAACAATGCGATTAAGTTCACCGCTTTAGGTAAAGTGAATATTGGCGTAACCATAAGCAATCAAACAGATACTATTCAAACTGTTGAATTTTGTGTAAGTGATACCGGTATAGGTATTCCAAATGCTAATAAGGAGCGTGTTTTCAGCATTTACGCAAGCCGATGATTCCACCGCGCGGAAATTTGGTGGTACCGGTTTGGGTCTGAAAATTGCAAAAGATTTAGTTGAAAAAATGGGTGGTCAGATATGGGTAAATAATATTGATAAAGTTGGTAGTCAGTTCTTTTTCACGCTCAGCCCAAGAGTATCTGCAGAGCCCCCCATTAATAAAAAAGCATTTAAACAGGCGCGAACACAATTTGTTGGCAATGTTTTGGTAGCTGAGGATAATGACATTAACCAAGTGGTAGCCCAGCAAATTCTGCTTTCATATGGGCTACAAGTTGATCTCGTTGATGACGGACAGCAATGTATAGATGCACTTGAAAACGGACATTATGATCTGGTGTTTATGGACTTACACATGCCAAATGTTGATGGCTTTGAAGCCTGTTCAATAATAAGGCAAATAAATCCCAACATTCCAATTGTGGCTTTAACCGCTGCGGTATTAAAAGACGAGGTTCAAAAGGCATTGGATGCGGGTATGGGTTCACATCTGGCCAAACCAATCGTTCATGTTCAGCTAAAATATGTCCTAAATCGATATTTGGCTGAGAATAAGAATTAACAGAAACTACTTGTGTACTGAGGGCAACCTTGCAAGATTAAGATTAAGAGTAATTAGTTTGGTTGATGCGACTTTCAGCTAATGGTCAAATTAGATTGTGAGTTGATCAATTTAGACCCTTCGTTTGCAGTTGCCAGTTGTCCTATGAGTGTTTAAACTTTGTTTGGCCACGTCCGGTTGTCCTTAATAAGCTCCCATGCCGGCCAAGAATCATCAGCTTTCCAGTGAGATACCCATTGTGGAATATCGGCCCCAGGCATAGGTCGAGCAATTCCATAACCCTGCGCTAACTCACAACCTAATTGCAACAGTGCCAATCCATGATCAATCGTTTCTACACCCTCTGCTATCACGTCACGGCGGAAGGCTTTGGCCAGTCCTATTACGCCTTCAACTATTGCGCAATCGTCAGTATCTTCTAGCATGTCGCTCACAAAGCTCTGATCTATCTTAATCAATTGCGCTGGCAAGCGTCTTAAATGAGTGAGTGATGAATATCCCGTGCCGAAGTCATCTAAAGCAAAACGTACACCAAGCTTGTGGCATGCATTCATAGTGGCAGACACTTTACTGATGTCATGCAATGCACTGGTTTCTAATATTTCCAATTCTAAACAGTTTGGGTTTACTTCAGGATGGGCTGCCAACAATGCTGCTACGCGAATTGCGAAGTTACCTTGTTGTAACTGGTAACCGCTGATGTTGACACTGATAGGTAGATTGACTCCTATGCTTTGCCACTGACTTATTTGTGACAATGAACTGGATATGACCCATTCACCTAGCTCTAGGCTAATAGCTTGACCTTCAATGACGGGTAAAAACTCTAAAGGTGGCACTAAACCACGCTCCGGATGCTGCCAACGGATTAAGGCTTCTACGCCTATTACTGCACCAGTGCGCATATTCACCTTGGGTTGATAATACAGCACAAACTCACGGCTATACAGAGCTGAGCGAATATCACTTATACTTTCTAGTTGCATTTTGCTTGCATTAGCAAGTGCCGTATCAAATAGGCGATATCGGTTTTTACCTGTTTGCTTAGCACCATACATAGCTTGGTCGGCGTGACGTATGAGTTGGTCTGCGTCTGACCCGTCTTGTGGATAAAGTGTTACACCAATGCTAGCTGAAACCTGCATGACGTCGTTACCTATGGTAACAGGATCGGAGGCAGCCTGAAGTAGACGTTCTAATATAGGCGTAATTTCTTCAATGTTGTCTAAATCCACCATAACTGCGATAAATTCATCACCACCAATACGTGCTAACGTATCGCCTTCACGTAAGGCGGCTTTCATGCGTTGTGACACGGTAATGAGTAGTTCATCACCCACATTATGGCCATAGTTGTCATTGACCTCTTTAAAACCATCTAAGTCCATAAACGCCACCCCTAATGACTGTTCGCGACGCTGACACAGGGCTATCGCATGACTTAAACGATCAGCCAGTAAAACCCGGTTAGGCAGATCAGTCAATACGTCATAATGAGCTACGTGTTCCAATTGCTCTTGATATACCTTCATCGTTGTAATGTCAGTGCATAATGAAACATAGTGCTGCACTAAACCTGCCGCATTTTTTACGGCGCTGATAGTAAGCATTTCGGGATACACGTCACCATTTTTACGGCGGTTCCATACCTCGCCACTCCAATGGTCTTGTGATAGTAACGTAGTCCACATTTCGACATAAAATTCTGACGAATGACGCCCAGATTGAAGCATTCTTGGGTTTTCTCCCAGCACTTCCTCTGAGGTGTAACCAGTCATTTGGATGAAAGTATCGTTGACTTCAGTAATAGTAGCAGTGGCATCGGTTATCATGATGCCCTCATGGGCATGGCTAAACACACTAGCGGCACGTTTTAACTTTAGTAGCAGAAGTTCCTTCTCTTTGTTGGCAATGAGCAGTTCATCTGCCCGCTTATCTTTCTCTTTGTTTTGAAAGGCAAGTTCTTTGTTGGCAATGACTAGTTCATCAGCTCGCTTGCCTTTCTCTTTTTTTGCAATGGCTAATTCATCAGCTCGCTTGCCTTTCTCTTCTTTGGCAATGGCTAGTTCATCTGCCCGCTCATCTCTCTCTTTGTTTTGAAAGGCAAGTTCTTCTTTGGCAATCTCTAATTTATCTGCCCGTTTAGTGATGTCCTCCATGGTTAATAAAACAATTCTTTTTTACCTTCAGCTTGTTCTACCTGGCGTGCATTCAAGCGCATAATTCGCCGCCCGATATCGGCAAAATCGTGCTCAACCATATAGTCATCAAAACGGGTGTGCTGCAGTAATTCTCGTAGTTCGTGAATATCCCACTGCCTATTGCCTAGCTCAAAAATTTGTCGCCCGGCTGTGTTTTCAGGTTTGGCTTTAAAAAATGTATAAAATGAACGGTTTACTGTGACTACCCTTAAATTTTCATCCATTGTAATTAAGGGGTCCCGCAGTGTATTAATAATACTTTAGACGTGCTCCAACATCTCCTTTTGGGTTTTCGATTTTAACATTTACACACTCCTAATATTGCTTCACTGTGTGTTTGATCAATACTGACAGGGGCGTGCCAACCAGAGTAAGTGTCGATCTTTTCTGATTGGGGCTGAATACTAGGGCGGGGTGTTAATGCCGATATGATAGGCTGGAAATACTGTTTTGATGATAAGCAATAGCCATTTATTAATGGGTCATGGCTAAAGCAGATAAAAGCTAACCAACTTTGGGTCAAGCTCTTTAATCCTAAAGTAATTACTAATACGTCAATGATTTTGGCCGTGACAGCACAAGCATGTCTATTTTTTAGACTATTGCGAAACAAAAATTCATAAGCCAATAAGTTTTTGTTTAAAATACACTGCCGTGGAACATAAAAATTCAAAATGATATTCTCTTTGTGAATCGTAATAGTAGACCTAAACTAAATGTTCATATTAAAAATATTTTATCGCTACAGATTACTAATATGGACTTTACACTAAATAGTCATATGGTAAGTACGTAAAACTAGTGATTTTTACTGTCTGCATCTGAGTATTTGTGACATGTTTTATGGGTGTTTTAAGTAAACATAATGTCTAAAGATGATTTCAAATACGGAGAACGAATTGGCTTTTTATGTACTCATAAATTTGAATTGAAATGTAATAGGTGAATAAGTCGGGGGATGGTGTTGGTTTTTCTAATACAGTAGCCTAGCTTTATTCTTGCCAGGCTACTGATGGTAAACACTTATTTCAGAGTAAAAATAAACTGTCCTTTGGCATTGATCTCGCGACTAAACTCGCCCTCAAAATACAAATAATTGAGATGAGCAAACGCTTCTGCAATCGCAAAATTCATACTGTGAGAGTTCAGTTTACGCTTAAACAACACAGGTAAACATTGCTCTATGGTTTTGCCCTGCTCACAAAAAACTCTAAGGTTATCTAAGTGGGCATGGTGATGACCAATTAGATCATTAACGCGGGTATGTAATCCATGAAAAGGCTGTTTATGTGAAGGTAACACCAAGGTATCTTCTGGCAATTGAGTAAATTGTGGCAGAGTGTCTAAGTACATTTTCAGTGAATTAGCATCCGGCTCGGTACTGTATACACCAATATTTGGCGAAATACCGGGTAACACATGATCCCCAGAAATCAAGAT
Coding sequences:
- a CDS encoding sensor histidine kinase; this translates as MFNNSSKVEQQLRTTGFKVMLGFAFIISAIIVMTELNNPLIAWVITFTWFILAAIALIRPKYNHWCAKSWVLISVPLALILILSNGLIPATLISLATIFPVMLVKHYWRLFAVIIFASSTVLVPFADLPYEKAIWLRLSISNAIVAIMVLALVSFLEKALVASLDKSDEMKKALMREREANQTQSKFLATMSHKIRTPMNGILGFLDVTLSTDLLEQQRLHLEKNQMFWRCVAPYP
- a CDS encoding putative bifunctional diguanylate cyclase/phosphodiesterase — its product is MEDITKRADKLEIAKEELAFQNKERDERADELAIAKEEKGKRADELAIAKKEKGKRADELVIANKELAFQNKEKDKRADELLIANKEKELLLLKLKRAASVFSHAHEGIMITDATATITEVNDTFIQMTGYTSEEVLGENPRMLQSGRHSSEFYVEMWTTLLSQDHWSGEVWNRRKNGDVYPEMLTISAVKNAAGLVQHYVSLCTDITTMKVYQEQLEHVAHYDVLTDLPNRVLLADRLSHAIALCQRREQSLGVAFMDLDGFKEVNDNYGHNVGDELLITVSQRMKAALREGDTLARIGGDEFIAVMVDLDNIEEITPILERLLQAASDPVTIGNDVMQVSASIGVTLYPQDGSDADQLIRHADQAMYGAKQTGKNRYRLFDTALANASKMQLESISDIRSALYSREFVLYYQPKVNMRTGAVIGVEALIRWQHPERGLVPPLEFLPVIEGQAISLELGEWVISSSLSQISQWQSIGVNLPISVNISGYQLQQGNFAIRVAALLAAHPEVNPNCLELEILETSALHDISKVSATMNACHKLGVRFALDDFGTGYSSLTHLRRLPAQLIKIDQSFVSDMLEDTDDCAIVEGVIGLAKAFRRDVIAEGVETIDHGLALLQLGCELAQGYGIARPMPGADIPQWVSHWKADDSWPAWELIKDNRTWPNKV
- a CDS encoding PAS domain-containing protein, which gives rise to MDENLRVVTVNRSFYTFFKAKPENTAGRQIFELGNRQWDIHELRELLQHTRFDDYMVEHDFADIGRRIMRLNARQVEQAEGKKELFY
- a CDS encoding response regulator; amino-acid sequence: MGGQIWVNNIDKVGSQFFFTLSPRVSAEPPINKKAFKQARTQFVGNVLVAEDNDINQVVAQQILLSYGLQVDLVDDGQQCIDALENGHYDLVFMDLHMPNVDGFEACSIIRQINPNIPIVALTAAVLKDEVQKALDAGMGSHLAKPIVHVQLKYVLNRYLAENKN